Genomic segment of Pseudomonas iranensis:
CGATCGACACGGCGTTGAATGCGTTGGGGCTGGAGCGTCGAGTGGCGGTGATCGCGCCGAGTTTCCATGCAGCGATGTTTGCCTTGCCCGACTCCGACCTGATCCTGCCGGTGCCCAAAGAAGCGTTGCTCAGCGTGCGGCGGCTGGGCCTGAAACTGCGTTCATTCGATCTGCCGATTCCGCTGCCCATGCTGATGCTGACCCAAGCCTGGCACCCGCGCTTCGACAAGGACCCGGCCCACCGCTGGCTGCGTGAAACCCTCAAGACCTGCTGCGATGAAACGTGGCTGGCGGCACAGCCATAAAAAGCAAAGCAAAGATCGCAGCCTTCGGCAGCTCCTACACTGGAATGCATTCCCCCTGTAGGAGCTGCCGAAGGCTGCGATCTTTTGCTTTTGATATTTGTGTCTGATGCACTTATAACCTGCCAATAAGTCAATTTTCGTCAGCATCAAGCCCCACTAAAATGCTCCGGTATTTCACCGCCGGAGTTTTCATTCATGACATCCCTGACGGTCCCGGCACCCCTTGCCGCGACCAGCCCGGCGACGGCGGCTGCGCCTGCGGTGTTCGGGGCGCGGATCATCGTTGGTCTGGTCGGCGTGCTGTTGGCCGTGCTGGTCTCGGGCCTCAACGAGATGGTCACCAAAGCCGCACTCGCCGATATTCGCGGCGCGCTGCACATCGGTTACGACGAAGGCACCTGGCTGGTCGCCAGCTACACGGCCACGTCGGTCGCGGCCATGGCCTTCGCGCCGTGGTGCTCGGTGACCTTCTCGCTGCGCCGCTTCACCCTCTGCGCGATCGGCCTGTTTACTCTGCTCGGCGTGCTGTGCCCGTTCGCCCCGAACTACGAAAGTCTGCTGCTGATGCGCATCCTCCAGGGCCTTGCCGGTGGTGCATTGCCGCCGATGCTGATGACCGTCGCGCTGCGCTTCCTCCCGGCGAACATCAAACTCTACGGACTGGCCGGCTACGCACTGACCGCGACTTTCGGCCCGGGACTCGGCACGCCGCTGGCCGGTCTGTGGACTGAATACGTCGGCTGGCAATGGACCTTCTGGCAGATCATCGTGCCGTGCCTGATCGCCATGGCCGCCGTGGCTTACGGATTGCCGCAGGATCCGCTGCGGCTGGAACGTCTCAGGGCGTTCAACTGGAAAGGCCTGCTGCTGGGCTTTCCGGCGATCTGCATGCTGGTGATCGGTCTGTTGCAGGGCAATCGACTGGACTGGTTCGAGTCGAATCTGATCTGTGGATTACTAGGTGCCGGTTCGCTACTGCTGGTGGCTTTTATGATCAATGAATGGTCGCAGCCGATTCCGTTTTTCAAACTGCAAATGCTCGGCATCCGCAACCTGCTGTTTGCGTTGATCACCCTCGCCGGGGTGCTGATCGTGCTGCTGGCGGTGGTGCTGATTCCGTCGAGTTATCTGGCCCAGGTGCAGGGTTATCGTCCGGCGCAAACCGCGCCGATCATGCTCATTGCCGCGCTGCCGCAGTTGATCGCGCTGCCGCTGGTGGCAGCGCTGTGCAATTTGCGCTGGGTCGATTGCCGCTGGGTGCTCGGCATTGGTCTGAGCATGCTCGCGCTGTCCTGCCTGGGCGGTTCGCACCTGACTTCGGCGTGGATTCGCGATGATTTCTACGTCCTGCAATGGCTGCAGATTTTCGGCCAGCCGATGGCGGTGTTGCCGCTGCTGATGTTGTCGACCGGCAGTATCACGCCGATGGAAGGGCCGTTCGCGTCGGCGTGGTTCAACACCGTCAAAGGCCTGGCTGCCGTGGTTGCCACCGGCGTCATCGAAGCGCTGACCACCGCGCGCCTGCATTTTCATTCGACCATGTTGGTCGACAGCCTCGGCAATTCGCCGCTGGCCGATCACAGCGATCCGGGCCTTGCTCTCCGCGTGCATGAGCAGGCGGTGGTGCTGACTTCGTCCGATTTGTACGTGTGCATGGCCGGCGTCGCCGTGGCGTTGATTCTGCTGATTTTCTGGCTGCCGACGCGGATTTATCCGCCGCGCGCGCCGACCTGATCGCTGTACTGAAACTGAAGGTTTTTTATGACTCAATCCAAGCAAAAACTCGCGGTGGCCGTGGCTGCCGCGCTGGCGGTAGGCGTGCTGGTGTATCTGGCAATGCCCGGGCTGTTCGGCCAACGCACCGAGCAAACCACCAATGACGCCTTTGTCTCCGCCGACTACACGCTGGTGGTGCCGCGCGTGGCCGGGTTCATCAAGCAGGTGCTGGTCGAAGACAACCAACAGGTCAAGGCCGGGCAGTTGCTGGCGTTGATCGATGACCGTGATTTGCGCGCAGCGGCGGAGGCGGCGGATGCGCAAACCCTGGTCGCGCGGGCGCAGTTGCAGAACGCCAACGCGACTCTCGAGCGGCAGGCTTCGCTGATCGCTCAGGCGCAGGCCACCGTGGTCTCGGCCAAAGCGCAAATGGCTTTTGCGCAGCAGGAACTGAACCGCTACAACCATCTCGCCGGTGTCGGCGCTGGCACCGTGCAGAACGCGCAGCAGGCGCGCACGCGCATTGATCAGGCCTCGGCGCGCCTCGACACCGCGACCGCGAAGCTGGCGGCCGAACGCAAGCAGGTCGAGATTCTCACCGCCCAGCGCAACGCCGCCGACGGCAATCTGAAACACGCGCAGGCGGCGCTGGAGATTGCCAGTTTCAACTTGTCCTACACGCGTATCACCGCGCCGCAGGACGGCATGATCGGCGAGCGTGCGGTGCGCGTCGGCGCCTACGTCACGCCGGGCAGCAAACTGTTGGCGGTGGTGCCGTTGCAGCAGGCCTATGTGGTGGCCAATTTTCAGGAAACCCAGTTGACCGATGTGCAGCCCGGGCAGGATGTGCAAGTCCGAGTGGATAGTCTCGGTGGCGAAGCCCTGACCGGCCGCGTCGAGAGTATTGCGCCGGCAACTGGCGTGACCTTTGCGGCGGTGAAACCGGATAACGCCACCGGTAATTTCACCAAGGTTGTGCAGCGGATTCCGGTGAAGATCGTGCTGGAACCGGGCCAGCCACTGGCTGAGCGGTTGCGGGTGGGGATGTCGGTCGAGGCGAGCATTGATACCGCCAGCTCAAAGGCGTCCGGGCGCGAGGTGACGCAGCGATGATCGGTGTTGAATCGGCTGCCGCCTTCGCGAGCAGGCTCGCTCCCACATTTTTTAATGCGTTCCCCCTGTGGGAGCGAGCCTGCTCGCGAAAAAGCCAGTGGCAGCAGCTAACCTTCAGTGCCTTGCTCACAATTAGTCTCACCGCCTGCACTGTCGGCCCCGACTTCCAGAAACCCGAATCCCCTCAACCTGCCGACTGGGCCAAACCCGCCCGGGCCGCCCCGAGCCAGGCCGTCAGCGAACCCCTGAACGAACGCTGGTGGGAAACCTTCCACGACCCGCAACTTTCCGCGCTCACCCAGCGCGCGCTGAACAGCAACCTCGACCTGCAACTGGCCAGCAGCCGCCTGCAACAAAGCCGCGCCGCGCGCCAGGTGATCACCGCCGAGCGTTATCCGAACAGCACCGCCAGCGGCAGCTACGGGCGCAAACGCAACAGTGGCAAAGGCTTGAACGATCCATCGGGAAATAACGGCGACGAGGCTTTCAATCTGTGGGATGCCGGTTTCTCCGCCTCATGGGAACTGGACGTCTGGGGTCGCGTGCGCCGCGAAACCGAAGCCGCTGATGCCAATCTCGAAGTGGCGGAAAATGATCGTCGCGGTGTGCTGCTGACGGTGCTTGCCGACACCGCGCAAAACTACATTCAGCTGCGCGGGGTGCAGAACACCCGCGCTGTCACCGAGCAGAACCTCGACGTCGCCCGCCACAGCCTGAAACTCTCGCAGCTGCGGCTGGCCGATGGCGTGGCCACCGATCTCGACGTCGCCGAAGCCGCCGCGCAAGTCGCCGCCATCAAGGCACGGCTGCCGGCGCTCGAGCAGCGTCAGGCGCAACTGATCAACGCGATCAGTCTGCTGATGGGCGAACCGCCGCAGGCCCTCGCTCAAGCGTTATCCACAGACGCGGCAGTGCCGCAGTCGCCACTGCAAGTCGCCATCGGCCTGCCGTCGCAATTGGCCGAACGTCGTCCGGATATCCGCCAGGCCGAAGCGCGTCTGCACGCTGCTACTGCCAACATCGGCGTGGCCAAGGGCGACTTTTATCCGCGCATCACCCTGTCCGGCAACCTCGGTTCACAGGCCATGCAACTGAGCGATTTCGGTTCATGGGGCTCGCGTGCCTTCGGCATCGGCCCGCAATTCAGCCTGCCGTTATTTGACGGCGGACGCCTGCGCGGCATGCTGCAACTGCGTGAAGCGCAACAGCAGGAAGCGGCCATCGCCTACCAGCAAACCGTGCTGCGTGCCTGGCATGAAATCGATGATCAATTGACCGCCTACAACGCCAGCCAGCGCCGTCGCGACAGCCTCGGCGAAGCCGTGCGTCAGAACCAGATCGCCCTGCGCACCGCGCAACAGCAATACGTCGAAGGCGTGGTCGATTTCGTCAACGTCCTCACCGTGCAGAGCGCTTTGCTCGCCACCCAGGAACAATGGGTGGAAAGCTCGACCGGCGTCTCGCTGGCAATGGTCGGCTTGTATAAGGCGTTGGGCGGCGGATGGCAGTCGGTCTATCCGGCAGCGCAACTGGCCGCAGGCTCGCCGGACGCCGCCAAACCCTGAACCCACCGCGACAGCTATGATCAACTTCACTGCAGCGAACGGCGCAACGCCGGACCTGAATTGCAGAGGAGTTGCATCATGGAAAATCCGCAGCACAGCCTACCGGCCCTGTTCAAGCAACTCGGCCTCGCCGACGACCCGACCGGCATCGACCAATTCATCGCCAGCCATTCCCCGCTCAAGCCGGATTTGCATCTGGCTGACGCGTTTTTCTGGATAGCAGGTCAGGCGCAGTTTCTGCGCGAAGAGATTTTGGACGATGCGGATTGGGCAGAGGTTGTAGATCAACTGAATGTGATGTTGCACAAGGGGCGACTAGGGTGAACCTTTGCGACCTCTGTAACCACAGCAATTGATAAGCTTCGATATCGACCGAAATTTCGATCGCATTCGAGGTCTTTACCATGCAAAGCGTTCTGGCCGATATGGCCGTCAGTATTTCTCAATTGAAGAAAAATCCTGCTGCCGTGCTAAAAGACGCAAATGGGGGTGCTGTGGCAGTGCTCAATCATAACCGGGTCATGGGCTACATGGTGCCTGCTGATGTGTACGAAGCATTGGTCGAGCGGCTTGATGATCTTGAGCTTATGCAGATTGCGCGTTCCCGAGCTCACGAGACACCCATGCCCGTAGATCTGGATGACTTATAAGCTTGAGTTTCTGTTGTCTGGAAACAAGCTGCGTCATTGGTTGCCGGGGCGCTTCACGAAAGAAACGCAGCGTGTAAAAAAAATTGTAGGAAAAGGCTGAAATGTAAAAAAAACATGCCTACTGTAAAAAAAACTGGGCTTTAATCGTCGCAGTGGATTTTTTCTGTGGAAGATGACGATGCCAGCTGTTGGATATGCCTACCTGCGTGACGCGCTGAAGCTCAAGGCATTTGCTCCCAAGCGCGTTGCGATGATCAAACCGGTCACCCGAGTTACCTTGATCGGTGATTGTCTTGCTGTTCCAGCCGCCGTCGCGCCTGCACAGGGATCAACGATCGAGCACATTCTTTTTGCGCTAAAACATGAAGGAATAAACCTGTGCATTCTTGCCCAGGCCTTGGAATCTGTTGAAGCGAGCGATCTGTTAAGTGAGCTTGGCAGATCCCCGAACGGGGTATACATCCGTAAAGCCTGTTTTCTATGGGAAAGCTTTACTGGCAAACAACTGGACTACTCAGTCCCGGTTCGAGGCAGTGTCGTCGCCTTGTTCGATCCCAAGCGCTACGTCACCGGGCCAGCGGTTCGGAATAGTCGCTGGCGAGTCGATTTCAATGGTTTGGGGTCATTGCATTACTGCGCCACCGTTGAGCGAACGGTGAAACTACAGGAGCTGATCGATCGGGACATCATTGGGCGAGCCCAGGTTTTCATGGCGACGTTGCCGCCGGAGATGATGGATCGGGCAATCAATTGGGCCTACCTGCATGAGACTCGCGATTCCTTCGCTATCGAAAAAGAAGAGCCCAGCGAAGAAAAGTCGCGGCGCTTTGTTCGGCTCTTACGTCAAGCTCACGAGCGCACAGAGCTCAGCGAGGACTATCTGGTCGAGTTGCAAAACAGCACGGTCTCGAATCCCTTCGATAAAGCAGTGCTCTTCCGTCATCAACAGAACCATTTACACAACGGCTTGAGAGGCGCCGCCGGAGTCAGTTATGTGCCGCCAGATCCGCAATTGTGTCGTGAGTTGATGGAGAATTTGATGGCGTTCGCCAATCACTCGGCGAAGCAGGTGGATCCGCTGATAGCAGCGGCGGTTGTGGCGTTTGGGTTTGTTTTTCTTCACCCGTTCATGGATGGCAACGGTCGGCTCTCACGATTTCTTATTCACCAGACGCTTTGCCATTCCGGTGCACTGCAAAACGGCTTGTTGCTGCCCGTTTCCGTGGCGATGAAGCATGAGGAATCCAGCTACTTGGAAGCGCTGAAAGAGTTTTCGAAACCAGCAAGAGAGTTCTGGAATGTCACTTGGCTGGATTCCGATGAGATGACGTTCGATTTCATCGGTCACGACGCTATCTACCGATTCTGGGATGCTACTCAATGCGCAGAATTTACTTTGCAGATGGCCATGCGGGCACTGGAAGTGGAGCTACGCGAGGAGACCGCGTTTCTTGAAAAATACGATTTCGTCATCAAAGCGGTGAATGACCGTTTCGATGTTCGGGGAAGCGATCTTTCGAAGTTGGTAATGATGTGCCTGGACAACGCTGACAAGGTTTCAAAGCATCGCCGCAAGCAATTTCAGTACAGCGTGCCGGAGGAGGTGTTCGATTACATCGAGGAAATGTCCTCAGCCTATGGCGGCTGACGATTCTGCTATGACCAAGCGCTTGGGCAATGCCGGATGTTATGGCAGGCGCTTGATCAGGGTATTCGCCGCGAGTGCTTCAAAGATTTGTTTCAAAACTTGACTGAAATTCCCATCCAATGCGATATTGATAGTTAGCAAACTAACAGTGTCCGTTATCCCGTGTCCGATTCCCTCGACAGTCTCCAGATGAACATCAGCAGCGCCATGGTGGTGGCCGCCCGGCATTGGCGGAAGATCTGCCAGACCACGCTGGTCAACTATGGAATTTCCGAAGCCTGCGCCGTGCCCTTGTTGATGATCGGGCGTTTGGGTGAGGGCGTGCGTCAGGTGCAAGTCGCCCAGGCTGCGGGGATGGAGAGTCCTTCGCTGGTGCGCTTGCTCGATCAGTTGTGCCATGCCGGTTACGTCTGTCGCACCGAAGATGCGCAGGATCGCCGCGCCAAGTGCCTGAGCCTGACCGATACCGGCCGCGATCTGGTGCAAGCGGTCGAAGCCGAGCTGGTGCGCTTGCGCCACGAAGTGCTGGAAGGCATCGAACGCAGCGATCTGGAAGCTACGCTTCGGGTACTGAGGGCTTTTGAGGCGGCGAGTTCGCCTGTGGTGGTCAACTCTTGAACGGTTTTTTCACTGGCATGCCGCCGGCCCGTGACTGGTTTTACGGGGTCCGTACTTTTGCAGCGTCGATGATTGCGCTGTACATCGCCTTGCTCATGCAAATGCCGCGTCCGTATTGGGCGATGGCCACGGTGTACATCGTCTCCAGCCCGTTTCTCGGCCCGACCAGCTCCAAAGCGCTGTACCGCGCGGCCGGTACATTTCTCGGCGCAGCGGCGGCGGTGCTGTTCGTGCCGATGTTCGTGCAGAGCCCCTATGTGCTGGTGGTGGTGATCGCGTTGTGGACCGGCATTCTGCTGTTCATGTCCCTGCATCTGCGCACGGCCAACAGCTATGCGCTGATGCTGGCCGGTTACACCTTGCCGCTGATTGCCCTGCCGGTGGTGGATAATCCGCTGGCGGTGTGGGACGTAGCCGAGGCGCGTACCGAAGAGATTTTCCTTGGCATCGCCGTCGCTGCGGTGGTCGGTGCGATGTTCTGGCCGCGTCGGCTGGCGCCGGTGTTCAACGATGCAGTAAGCAAGTGGTTCGCCGACGCGACGAGCTACAGCCTGAAGTTTCTCAGCCGCGATGTGCAGCCGGAAGAAGTTACCGCGCTGCGCATGGCCATGGTCGCCAACTTCAACAGCCTCGAGTTGATGATCGGCCAGTTGCCCCACGAAGGCGCGCGGCCACAAACCGTGCGTAACACCAAGGAACTGCGCGGGCGGATGATTCACCTGTTGCCGGTGATCGATGCCCTCGAGGATTCGCTTTACGCCCTCGAACGCCGCACCCCGGAACTGGTGGAAAAATTCCAGCCGTTGCTGACCGCGACCCGGGAATGGCTGGGCCACGCGGACGCCAATCTCGAGCGCTGGCAAGCACTGAGAGATCAACTCGACGCGTTGCAACCGAGCGCCGAAGCGCTGGAGGAGCGCAAACAGTTGCTGTTCTCCAACGCGATCTACCGCCTCGGTGAATTCATCGATCTGTGGCAGGACTGCCGCAGCCTGCAG
This window contains:
- a CDS encoding Fic family protein, with amino-acid sequence MPAVGYAYLRDALKLKAFAPKRVAMIKPVTRVTLIGDCLAVPAAVAPAQGSTIEHILFALKHEGINLCILAQALESVEASDLLSELGRSPNGVYIRKACFLWESFTGKQLDYSVPVRGSVVALFDPKRYVTGPAVRNSRWRVDFNGLGSLHYCATVERTVKLQELIDRDIIGRAQVFMATLPPEMMDRAINWAYLHETRDSFAIEKEEPSEEKSRRFVRLLRQAHERTELSEDYLVELQNSTVSNPFDKAVLFRHQQNHLHNGLRGAAGVSYVPPDPQLCRELMENLMAFANHSAKQVDPLIAAAVVAFGFVFLHPFMDGNGRLSRFLIHQTLCHSGALQNGLLLPVSVAMKHEESSYLEALKEFSKPAREFWNVTWLDSDEMTFDFIGHDAIYRFWDATQCAEFTLQMAMRALEVELREETAFLEKYDFVIKAVNDRFDVRGSDLSKLVMMCLDNADKVSKHRRKQFQYSVPEEVFDYIEEMSSAYGG
- a CDS encoding HlyD family secretion protein — encoded protein: MTQSKQKLAVAVAAALAVGVLVYLAMPGLFGQRTEQTTNDAFVSADYTLVVPRVAGFIKQVLVEDNQQVKAGQLLALIDDRDLRAAAEAADAQTLVARAQLQNANATLERQASLIAQAQATVVSAKAQMAFAQQELNRYNHLAGVGAGTVQNAQQARTRIDQASARLDTATAKLAAERKQVEILTAQRNAADGNLKHAQAALEIASFNLSYTRITAPQDGMIGERAVRVGAYVTPGSKLLAVVPLQQAYVVANFQETQLTDVQPGQDVQVRVDSLGGEALTGRVESIAPATGVTFAAVKPDNATGNFTKVVQRIPVKIVLEPGQPLAERLRVGMSVEASIDTASSKASGREVTQR
- a CDS encoding efflux transporter outer membrane subunit; protein product: MIGVESAAAFASRLAPTFFNAFPLWERACSRKSQWQQLTFSALLTISLTACTVGPDFQKPESPQPADWAKPARAAPSQAVSEPLNERWWETFHDPQLSALTQRALNSNLDLQLASSRLQQSRAARQVITAERYPNSTASGSYGRKRNSGKGLNDPSGNNGDEAFNLWDAGFSASWELDVWGRVRRETEAADANLEVAENDRRGVLLTVLADTAQNYIQLRGVQNTRAVTEQNLDVARHSLKLSQLRLADGVATDLDVAEAAAQVAAIKARLPALEQRQAQLINAISLLMGEPPQALAQALSTDAAVPQSPLQVAIGLPSQLAERRPDIRQAEARLHAATANIGVAKGDFYPRITLSGNLGSQAMQLSDFGSWGSRAFGIGPQFSLPLFDGGRLRGMLQLREAQQQEAAIAYQQTVLRAWHEIDDQLTAYNASQRRRDSLGEAVRQNQIALRTAQQQYVEGVVDFVNVLTVQSALLATQEQWVESSTGVSLAMVGLYKALGGGWQSVYPAAQLAAGSPDAAKP
- a CDS encoding MarR family winged helix-turn-helix transcriptional regulator; translation: MNISSAMVVAARHWRKICQTTLVNYGISEACAVPLLMIGRLGEGVRQVQVAQAAGMESPSLVRLLDQLCHAGYVCRTEDAQDRRAKCLSLTDTGRDLVQAVEAELVRLRHEVLEGIERSDLEATLRVLRAFEAASSPVVVNS
- a CDS encoding type II toxin-antitoxin system Phd/YefM family antitoxin; translation: MQSVLADMAVSISQLKKNPAAVLKDANGGAVAVLNHNRVMGYMVPADVYEALVERLDDLELMQIARSRAHETPMPVDLDDL
- a CDS encoding MFS transporter, which codes for MTSLTVPAPLAATSPATAAAPAVFGARIIVGLVGVLLAVLVSGLNEMVTKAALADIRGALHIGYDEGTWLVASYTATSVAAMAFAPWCSVTFSLRRFTLCAIGLFTLLGVLCPFAPNYESLLLMRILQGLAGGALPPMLMTVALRFLPANIKLYGLAGYALTATFGPGLGTPLAGLWTEYVGWQWTFWQIIVPCLIAMAAVAYGLPQDPLRLERLRAFNWKGLLLGFPAICMLVIGLLQGNRLDWFESNLICGLLGAGSLLLVAFMINEWSQPIPFFKLQMLGIRNLLFALITLAGVLIVLLAVVLIPSSYLAQVQGYRPAQTAPIMLIAALPQLIALPLVAALCNLRWVDCRWVLGIGLSMLALSCLGGSHLTSAWIRDDFYVLQWLQIFGQPMAVLPLLMLSTGSITPMEGPFASAWFNTVKGLAAVVATGVIEALTTARLHFHSTMLVDSLGNSPLADHSDPGLALRVHEQAVVLTSSDLYVCMAGVAVALILLIFWLPTRIYPPRAPT
- a CDS encoding DUF2789 domain-containing protein, with the translated sequence MENPQHSLPALFKQLGLADDPTGIDQFIASHSPLKPDLHLADAFFWIAGQAQFLREEILDDADWAEVVDQLNVMLHKGRLG